The Georgenia sp. TF02-10 genome window below encodes:
- a CDS encoding alpha-N-arabinofuranosidase produces MGRGVYGGIFDPGHPASDRYGNREDVIELVRELGVSTVRYPGGNYVSGYRWEDGVGPVEARPTRLDLSWHALDTNRFGLNEFVTWCRAAGVEPMMAVNLGTRGVQEAVDLLEYCNVESGTHLADLRRAHGSPAPHNIRIWCLGNEMDGDWQVGQKPAHDYGLLARATARAMRSVDPDLELVACGSSGADMPTFAEWERVVLHETYDEVDYISAHAYYFEQDGDLASFLASGVHLDRYIEDVIHTADHVRAVRKASKYIDISLDEWNVWYQTAPRETEPGWHAGGRRLEEHYTVADAVVVGSMLISMLRHSDRVRVGALAQLVNVIAPIMTEPGGGVWRQTTFHPFALTSQRASGVVLHGTLSSPLHETAKHGQVPTVDAVATWDEDASSLNVFATNRSVSDSMSLEVDLRGFGVTHVVDALVLGGNDPYLRASASRPVQPRAASDVTLDDGVLRVSLPRASWGTVRVAA; encoded by the coding sequence ATGGGACGCGGTGTGTACGGCGGCATTTTCGATCCGGGGCACCCCGCCTCCGACCGGTACGGGAACCGGGAGGACGTCATCGAGCTCGTCCGCGAGCTCGGCGTGAGCACCGTGCGCTATCCCGGGGGCAACTACGTCAGCGGCTACCGGTGGGAGGACGGCGTGGGACCTGTCGAGGCGCGGCCGACCCGTCTCGACCTGAGCTGGCACGCCCTCGACACGAACCGGTTCGGCCTGAACGAGTTCGTCACCTGGTGTCGCGCGGCCGGCGTCGAACCGATGATGGCGGTCAACCTCGGCACCCGCGGCGTCCAGGAGGCGGTGGACCTGCTGGAGTACTGCAACGTCGAGTCGGGCACGCACCTGGCGGACCTGCGCCGCGCCCACGGCTCCCCCGCCCCGCACAACATCCGGATCTGGTGCCTGGGGAACGAGATGGACGGCGACTGGCAGGTCGGCCAGAAGCCGGCTCACGACTACGGGTTGCTCGCGCGTGCGACCGCGCGCGCGATGCGTAGCGTCGACCCAGACCTGGAGCTCGTGGCATGCGGCTCGTCCGGCGCCGACATGCCCACGTTCGCCGAGTGGGAGCGTGTCGTCCTGCATGAGACGTACGACGAGGTGGACTACATCTCGGCCCACGCCTACTACTTCGAGCAGGACGGCGACCTCGCCAGCTTCCTCGCTTCGGGTGTCCACCTCGACCGGTACATCGAAGATGTCATCCACACTGCGGACCACGTCCGGGCCGTGCGCAAGGCCAGCAAGTACATCGACATCTCGCTGGACGAGTGGAACGTCTGGTACCAGACAGCACCGCGCGAGACTGAGCCGGGCTGGCACGCGGGCGGCCGCCGGCTCGAGGAGCACTACACCGTTGCGGACGCCGTCGTCGTCGGCTCCATGCTGATCTCGATGTTGCGCCACAGCGACCGTGTACGGGTCGGCGCCCTTGCACAGCTCGTGAACGTCATCGCCCCGATCATGACGGAACCTGGGGGCGGCGTGTGGCGGCAGACGACCTTCCACCCGTTCGCACTGACATCGCAGCGAGCATCCGGCGTGGTCCTCCACGGGACGCTGTCGTCGCCTCTGCACGAGACGGCGAAGCACGGACAGGTGCCGACGGTCGACGCGGTCGCGACGTGGGACGAAGACGCCTCGTCGTTGAACGTGTTTGCGACGAATCGTTCGGTCAGTGACTCGATGTCCCTCGAGGTTGATCTTCGGGGGTTCGGCGTGACCCACGTCGTCGACGCTCTCGTCCTCGGCGGGAACGACCCGTACCTGCGCGCGTCCGCGTCGCGGCCGGTCCAGCCGCGGGCGGCTTCCGACGTCACCCTGGACGACGGCGTGCTCCGGGTCTCCCTGCCCAGGGCGTCGTGGGGCACGGTGCGAGTAGCAGCCTGA
- the orn gene encoding oligoribonuclease — translation MTGLDLAVDALVEVAVVITDSELNPLDPGIDVIIAPPPGAVDQMADVVREMHTSSGLLTELASGLTMAEAQERVLAYVRRWVPEPRKAPLAGNSVGTDRTFLDRDMPELVDHLHYRIIDVSSIKELARRWYPRAYFHAPTKNGGHRALADILESIDELRYYRAALFPAGDGPDSATVKQAAAQVVAAPTSAAVARLAQEVAQRSDPEAQGAPVER, via the coding sequence ATGACCGGGCTGGACCTGGCCGTCGACGCCCTGGTCGAGGTCGCCGTCGTCATCACCGACTCCGAGCTCAACCCGCTCGACCCCGGCATCGACGTGATCATCGCCCCGCCGCCGGGGGCGGTGGACCAGATGGCCGACGTGGTGCGGGAGATGCACACCTCCTCGGGGCTGCTGACCGAGCTGGCCTCGGGCCTGACCATGGCCGAGGCCCAGGAGCGGGTGCTGGCGTACGTGCGCCGGTGGGTGCCCGAGCCGCGGAAGGCGCCGCTGGCGGGCAACTCCGTCGGGACCGACCGCACCTTCCTGGACCGGGACATGCCCGAGCTGGTCGACCACCTGCACTACCGCATCATCGACGTCTCCTCGATCAAGGAGCTGGCCCGGCGGTGGTACCCGCGGGCCTACTTCCACGCCCCGACGAAGAACGGCGGCCACCGGGCCCTCGCCGACATTCTGGAGTCGATCGACGAGCTGCGCTACTACCGTGCCGCTCTCTTCCCTGCCGGCGATGGGCCGGACTCCGCGACGGTGAAGCAGGCCGCCGCCCAGGTGGTGGCGGCGCCCACGTCGGCCGCGGTGGCGCGGCTGGCCCAGGAGGTGGCGCAGCGGTCGGACCCCGAGGCCCAGGGCGCGCCGGTGGAGCGCTGA